In Macadamia integrifolia cultivar HAES 741 unplaced genomic scaffold, SCU_Mint_v3 scaffold448, whole genome shotgun sequence, the sequence TTTTGTCATAAAGTTTTATTCCTTGATTAAGACTCTGAGCTTCATTGGTGGGTATGTATTGGAGCAGAGGCAAGCTGCTCAATGTGTGGGCCGAGTCATTCGTTCAAAAGCAGACTATGGGATGATGATTTTTGCTGACAAGAGGTATGCCATCTTTGCCCTATTGTGTATTGTTGAGCTTTGCTAAATGCTTTGGAAAATAAATGAACCACATTTGTCTATAACTTTAATGTGGTAATTGGTTATGGTGGTTGACTCAACTCCAATCAAGAAGACCTTATTCAATCTTTTGGGTTTAGTTACATGAATCTAGGACCTTATCTTGTATTCTATCTAGTGTCAATTGCAGAATGAGCTACACTAAGGAGATTAGTCATCCTTTATCTTCGGTGCTTGCCTACCTTCAAAAACCCCATGGATTCGCCCTAGTGCTGCCCTGATCCAATTGCTCTGGTGGGTGCCTagttctgccacatggcaggtcAGATGGTGCTGAAATTTTGTGTGCTAGTAGACCCCAAGGTTCTCTGCTCGATTGTCAATTTTCAACTCAAATAGAGTTGACCACATGGCAACATAAATCATTTTAAAATAATTCCAACATAAATCATATCCCAGGTTGGGATGCCATTATTCATACCCAATCTTGATCTTATTGTTTTTcaacattatttattttctatatggCTACATTTTATATGTTGTTCCTGTATCATTATTACAGTCCTCAAATCATGGGAGGGGCTCTGTGTTGGAAGTAATGGAGTAATTCAGAATTAGAGCACAACCTTTAGAGACAATACCGGTCCagtaaatttgaaatttgaaccaTATTATGTATATGTCTTCAGAATGGAAATCTTGCATAGAAAGAGTGAGATTTCAAAACATCAGACAATACATGCTGAAGaagatttgcattttttttttattcatcctttcaaGGATGTTGCTGTGCACTGTTTGACAGGGATTGCTTTTACTTTTACAGGTATAGTCGCCATGACAAGCGATCTAAATTGCCTGGGTGGATACTATCACATTTACATGATGCACATCTGAACTTGAGCACCGACATGGCCCTCCATATAGCACGGGATGTAAGTTCTTATGGTTATTGATGGTTTCactgcatagttgtcaaaggCGATGCCTTGGCAAATGGCAACGGCTTGGCGTCTGGGTGCCTTGACAACTAATGTCGCGTTTAGGTGCCCTCCATTGCCTTGGGTGGTCGCCTGGACTTCATGACAATTATAGTTTCACTAGAACTTGATATTTAACATAGGCAGTGTAATCccatcccccacccccctcaAAAGGNNNNNNNNNNNNNNNNNNNNaaaaaaaaaaaaaaaaacaaaacaaaacaaaaaaacaaaaacaaaaacaggtGGATAAGTTGTTCTCAGTTCTCACAGCATCTTCCAGTCAGTCCCAGGTGGTTAATTGTTTATTTGCAATTAATTATTGTAGTTGGTTGTTTTCTGGGTGCAGTTTCTTAGGAAGATGGCTCAACCGTATGATAAGACCAAAATTGGTGGCAAGAGAACTTTGTTGTCCCAAGAAGACATCGAGAAGATGAGTAATGATGGTGCCACTGAAATGTCATTTTGATGAGTGGTAATTGGAGACCCATTTGGCCAGCTAAACTATATTTTGAATCCAATCTAGGGTGTGTTTGATGTACCTATCTTCCCAACTATTGCTGTTTGTACAGAGTTCGTCTGGTAATTTAGGGAAATTTTGATGGTTTGGAAAGTtgtcttctctgttttttttttttttttttccttgggagTGGGGGTATTTAGAGGTTGTCTCATCTTGATAGACATACTACAGTGGGAATAAACCTGGAAAGTCAATCCTTTAGGGCATTGAATAATGCAACTGAGCAGGTTATTATTTGTTATAAACGCCGTGTTTTGTCGACATTTATTGTTCTATGGAGCTGGTGGGTTTGTGTTTGATATCAAGGGGAGTGCCACTACTACACCCATTGTATGATAATGGCGGCGATCCTAGCCATGTGTGTGGTATGCcgtgttgtgttgtgttgttTGGAGGTTCCACTGCATGGGCAGAGATTGCAGTCATGATTGTTCTATTTGCATTTTCTACCATGAGACGAGTGCTGCGTTTGGTTCTTGGAATAGATTTTGAGTCTTAGAACGCATTTTgaaagtggattttttttttttttgaactttaGAATGTGTTCTAGGCCCATGATCTATTCTAAGCATCCATCACAAATACAGAATGGgagggatttttttattgggctatttcaaagaaaatcactttttaatgtatgggaaaaagaagtgaaaatgGCAACGTGACCCTTACACTTAGACACAGTGGGGGCGAAATAAAAACCCCACACTTAAATGAAAAATGGAAGTTTCAACCCCTTGTTGATGTTTATACTAGTGTTCTAATTGGCTAACGTGTTGGTGTAGGgattatgttttcttttatgaaatcCTCTTCCTcatatttgtaattttattttcctcttatATCATTCTCAAAAGCAGTTATTCCCACGAGATGCCTGCTATATTTAGGCCGCATTCTGGGAATAGATTatagggagggagggagggagggagggagtgGAGGCAAGCATTTGGAATGAAAAATAATATCTGCTTCCTGGCCTTAACCATAAATTCGAAATCTTTGTGAAGATTCAGAATGGATATTCATGTTGTAGCGAGATGCAGTTGCAATAATTGAAGTGAATTTTAAGATCCCTCAAACTTTTGGGGCTACGAGGTCCACATAAGATTCCATCGTCTATTTATCATATTGTTCTACATTGGTGCTTCATCTGAAGTTATAAAAAGGACTTACAAGAAGCTCCTACCACTACAGAGTCGGGGGAGTATCATAATGCAAGCAACTTCACCTCCGATTCATGGAGCCCGTGACCACTAGATTACAATGGAACAATCTTACTGTCGCGCCAAGGTCTGCCCTCTGCCTCATCTTGAAGATGACAATTAATCTTTTTGTCATATAATGTTCATTAGCTCCAATTTTACCTGATCCAATCTCTCTACTTGCTATGCAATTAGGGTGTTCAACCCCCATAGTTTCTGTCTACCTTCcttttttaaatgacaaaaattgtCTATAGACCCAATTTGATGTCATATAGTAACATCTGTAATGGAATCAGAGAACCCTAAGAATTCCTCCTTGGTATCGCAGAGGGACAAAATTGAAAATATCAAAACTTTCAAACAGACGGATAAAATAACCAATGACTTAAAAGTGTGTCAACTGTCAACTATGAACCCGAACCAATTACTAATTGACTTTGGTTTGGGAAATTAGAACAGATGGATAATTATTCTGTTTCAATTTCTATTCATTActcgaaccaaaccgatccgATAAACGGATTCACACCTTATAATGACTTTGACTTGGAAatagagagggagggaggactAGAAGTTGATTTCAAAGAACATGGTCTTAATCACTGCCCTTAAGGCAAAATATTCCACAACAATATGAATGGCAGGGCACTGCCGTGAGAAGGATCGACTGTGATCATCACACAAAATACACAGACATTGTGCTAGCAATTTTCAGAAGGTGTGGTAGTTCACAAAGATGTTCTTCCAATCTGACCTCCTGGTACATCATCTCTGTAGTTCTCTAACAATCTCCTATATCCTGTTTGACAGTTTCTCATCCTACATTTTCCTAAGGACTCATGAAGCACACTGAAACTCGCAAAGGACATCAGcccaacaaaaggaaaaaataggATATATATCCAAGGATTCATCATATAGGCTTCCAACtcaccaaaacaagaaagaagccCAAGAGCAAAGTCAGTGAAGTGCAGGTTACACCAATTTTTGGAGCCAAGCTGGTTTCAGGGGCAAAACTCCCTCCGGCTGTGTCTGTGGTCAGAACGACGACCATCCAGTTACCTTCAGAATTAATGCCAGCTCCAGTATATTTGCTGTCATTGAGATAACCATTGTACTGTGTCTCTGTGTAGTTGGTGAGTACAAGACTTGGGTCCAAGTTAGGAACGCAAGCAGGCATTACCGTTCCATCTCTTGTGTTGGTTGTGTTAAGATTGCAGTTAGCCAGAAGGTCTGGATAGTTGGAAAACTGGGTCTCGGTGCCTGGAACAGTGTCAGCACCCGTCGTGTTGCTACAAGGTTGTGACTTATATTGCTTAGCAATTTGATCTGCAAAGCAGTCTGCATTGCTGTTCTCCTTCAATGCTGATAGGCTTAAGGATGACCGGTATTTGTTGAGATCTTGAAGAAGTTGCGCTTTCTCATCTGCAGAGGATTGTATAGAAAGTTTGTTAAAATATCAAcccataaaagaaaatagaggggagaaaaaatagaacaGTTCTCTGTAAAGCACAACAATTTCATGTTCACAAGAAAGGCAAAAAAATTCTACTCTGGGTATAATTCTGAACCTCTGCACCCAGCAAGTGAATAGGATCAGATTGAGCCTCATTATATCAGTATTGATTTATGTTGGGAATAATCCCACATCAGTAAGTCTGGAACCTTGGGTGCCTTCATATACAAGTGTGCCCCACCACCTAATAGCTTAAGCTTTTAGGTTGGGCACTTCAACATGAGACCATGTTTGATTCCAACCTAAAAGCTCAAACTATAAAGTGGAGAGGCAAAAACTGGTAAATTAAGACAATGGTCCCAGATTTAACCGATGGGTGATTATTCCCAACAATAAATGGGGCCAGAAGTATGGTGCTTTCCCACTCTGACAAGTTCAGTCAGTCAGTAAGCAATAATCAAGTGTCAATGCCAATATATTAACCTTCAGTCCTTTGCTTATTTGTGATTCTACAGTAGTACTTGCAAAATAAACATTTGAGTCTAATTATTTAAATCATGTATATTTACTGGCAATGCAGAACTATATCAGAgataaaatcatgaaaaatcCAGTGATATAAGAGCTTGGAAAGACATATGTAACACAGCTACTTGAGCTTAACTGAACAGAAATGTCATGGAGTTCATGATTGGAGAATAATTGTAGAATCCTAGCCATTGATCAGCCCATGGTGGGAGTTCGGTTGTTGGAAGAATAATGTTTGCTTGATTTCGAGTTGAGTCATCCTCTTTCTCGTCATGCCCTTCCATCTTTTACTTTGAATTTTAGTAAATCTATTCAAGACTTTTTCACCACCATTCAATCCTGTCTCTTTCATTCCTCATCTTTTGATGATGCTTATATATTGTTTCATTTCAGTTCTCAAGCCCTTTTTTATCTTCCTATGTAAACAAAAGTCCTTTTGGCTTTGGCACCATTAGGATCCTTCAAGGTTTCTAGTGCTTCAGACTTGGTCAGCCATCCCATCCAAAACCCTCACACAACAGCCACCCTCTCTCCATGGGTTTTATCAATATGACCCTCTGTCTTTACATGGCCGTTTTCCATATGTCTAGGCAAAAATGCCAATTTCAGCCCAAACGCTACACAATTTGGTGATCTCATTCTGTTTAAAAACAGTAGCTCAAAAATCTTTCATGCATATCAATGTGCAGAGACAGCAACAAAAGCACACAACATGAAGCTGCATGGCTTCACTTATGAGAACAAATTAGACTAGAATTCAAATATTTTCACTACTTCACTGTCATAGGAGTCAGTTTAGCAGAAAAGACAAACTGGTGAGCACAAATCCTGATGCAGATGTTTGGACAACTACAGACAAGTACACATCAAATGGATAAAAAACACTAGTGGATGATGtggttattttaattttattaaagGAAACTATCAGCAGCTGTTGTTGCTATGTCACatcagggagagagagagagagcacttcAGGtcataaaaataggaaagagtTGAATACAAATGGAGATACTCCATAAACGTTCATTTCATTTCTGACACGAGAGGTGACAGCCACAAAACTCCATAGTCCTAGAATCTCTAATCCCAGTTTTCAGCTACTGAGAATTGATTGTATCTTGAGCAACCAAATTTCCAAGCCAGATCAAGCGTGAATCTTTTGCAAGCATTACATTCACCAAGATGTAATTTCAGTGGCTCACTTACTCTCTCATTAACATGGTGGCAAAGACAGGCTATACAGCATCTTTACCAGACTCAAATACATACTACAGCTCCTTCAAGAATATGATTGTTACAAAATTCCTGGCACAAACTTTGACAATGACCCACAAATGGTTGTCAATTTCTTATGCCTCTTTAGCCAAATATAGAACGTTTTTCAACGAAATtactaaatgtatttttttattattttcttggatgcTACATATTTTACTGATTTATGAGTTTAAATTTGAAGGAGGAACATATAGGCAACAGAAAAATACCTCAGAGGGCTACAGAATGTGCCCAGATAAATTCCAAATACTCATCCCATTGACACCAAGGGTATCAAATTTTAAACCCACAATAGCTGCAGACACAACAAGTACTCAATAGAGAATGTGCCAGTCTTTTCTCCATGATAACCTCCAACAAGGCCCAAAAGAGAGGTGGACCTTTCTTTTCCATGACTACTTCTAAAGATGCATCTTGTCCCTCAACGATGTGCTTACTCGAAAACACAGATTTGCATTGCCAAAATCCATGAATCAAGGATTCACCATATTACAGGCATAGAGTGGATAGTCTACCATTATAGTTTACCTCTCTCCAATTCTTAATTCTgtagaaaggaaagaaaaagggagaactGGAGAAGAGATCTCCATGTTCTATCTACATTGTGTCTAGTCCACATGGTCAGTTTCAGCTGGAAAATAGTCCCACAAGGTACTCCGACAACGAATCAATGAGATTCCTCCTAGAAGATTATATGACTATATTCCAAGGGTTCAGACAAGTATTGAATACAATCCATGAATGTTTAGAAGGTGGAGTGCAAGGGATACTAATCTTATCAAATTTCAGTGGAGATCTGCTTACCTTGACCATGAATCAGccatttccctttcttttcttattcttacCAGGGTCATCTACATCTAAGATTGTAGATCTGGAAATAGGATTCATTTGGGATCTACTTACACAGATACAACTGAAcagaataaaataatgaaaactgGGGTTTCCCCCCGCTACCTCTGTCAGAGAAATTAATTGAGGGGTCTAGGAGGAGCAGAACATACCATTGATTAAGCTCGAACTTATAATAGCAGGGAAACAATGCCCTGGTAGTAACTAAAAGCTCCTCTTGACAAGTTAAAGAGAAGGATCAGTAAAACACATTTGTTTCTCCTCACTCATTAATGACCCATACCCATTTTTCAGATTATTCTTGATACAATGCTCCAACAaacattcaataaaaaataCAGGATCAAAACCCATTTGTCTAAATTTCACagaaagaagaatcaaatgaaACAAACAACATAAGAAGAAATCagattttaaaaagaaaaggggacaGGGGGCAGGATCTATAAATCAATGGAGTTACAAAGACGGGAAAGAAAGCAAAGAATGATTACCAGTAGCTCTGACAGGATGAGAGAGCGAGAAAATGGCGAGGATCAGCAGCACAAAGTGTGAGATATGAAACCGAAGTGGAGAAGACATTGTTGTTACTCACTCGCTAGATTCAAGCAAAGAAGCCCACAATCtgaaaacatatatacatatcaAAAACAAGTTcccatttctatttctaatatAAAAGAACAATACTTTTATGACGGAGGGATTGACTGAGACTGGCCTGTGAAGTAGTAAACGAGTATTTAATTAACTTTAACAGCTCGAAAACCAtttattccttttttctcttttctcttttattgaGTCCGTTGCCCTGTATCTTTTCTGTTTGGCTGTTGCTTTCAGGTTGTGGGTTTTGATTCTTGAGTGGAaatgaagcttcttcttcttcttcttcttcttctaccatcTCCTTCGTCTTCTGCATAGTTTATGCGAAAAGAAAAAACGCGTTTGGTGAGTGAGAGTAATGGAAGAAATACGGAGTAGTTCTGGGCCTCTGCTAATTGACAGGATGACAGATAATAGACAACTACTTGCCAACCGTTGACGTGTAGCACATGCTAAGCTTGTGAGTGGAGCCCAGCCTTCACGGGATCTCACCTCCACCCTTGGGAAGGAAGAGTTATGGATCAGACGGTGATGATCATTGTTTCATTAATCGGAGAATCGGATCAGTTGAATCGGTATTGAACAACGATCCGTCCGATCTCTAGTTAAATTCTGATTGATTTCTGCCGATTACCAATTCCGAGTTTTTAAACCCTGACAATGATACTCATGCTCAAgtctatgtatttttttttttttttttggtagaaatgctCAAGTCTATGTAGGTCCAGGGACTTAAAACACAATTAGATCTGGTTCCTCTCAAACCGGTTAAATGCTCAATCAGGCATTTGACACTGGGAGGATCTAGACAAGCACCTCAATAAATTGGCAAGTGTCCCTCAAGTCTTCCCAACCGTCAGATGCTCCAAGAgttagagaggatctttttcccaaaGAATTAGGATTA encodes:
- the LOC122068645 gene encoding uncharacterized GPI-anchored protein At5g19250-like, producing the protein MSSPLRFHISHFVLLILAIFSLSHPVRATDEKAQLLQDLNKYRSSLSLSALKENSNADCFADQIAKQYKSQPCSNTTGADTVPGTETQFSNYPDLLANCNLNTTNTRDGTVMPACVPNLDPSLVLTNYTETQYNGYLNDSKYTGAGINSEGNWMVVVLTTDTAGGSFAPETSLAPKIGVTCTSLTLLLGFFLVLVSWKPI